The following are encoded together in the Daphnia magna isolate NIES linkage group LG8, ASM2063170v1.1, whole genome shotgun sequence genome:
- the LOC116928621 gene encoding uncharacterized protein LOC116928621, producing the protein MAAPVRNKFFTCFFSFHKKVNPQQTFGLFSPSKCFRPANSTSIHMTSFKSSNLMQFFDDPKNFGASEVKSGRSWTVDELRIKSNIDLQKLWFVLLKERNMLLTMEYNCREACYLFPSPERIDKIQDSMTRLEQVIHERNDAYWQLEIGEEAPKPRAEKTLDPTDPLAAIREPIEAVTQVKDRATLKFQYLIKEKERKLKLKQKRLHEREAAMLLKYFPNMDKEALQAKYPDVNVEKLKFVQRTRGSHEFNTACTGKLHKNKAFDIKLTKASAQAEENPHDAVIRQTSSTDPTRIGVYKVMGAKPTTLLSLEDIDECCELTYFSRRDIIRLFDRFYRINPNAVKANPFGVRLPAADIFASIEELKCNPFRQRLAYVFSSKQDDCFSFDDFVDLASAFCEKAPPSVRASFAFRIYDFDNDGLLTASDLGRLIDFLTCDSENSTKLPERDEVVGYILEEAGVEGNRSINEAEFQLVVKKLPDFATSFKLIM; encoded by the exons ATGGCCGCGCCTGTGAGAAACAAATTCTtcacgtgttttttttcttttcataaaAAAGTTAATCCTCAGCAAACGTTTGGTTTGTTTTCACCGTCAAAATG TTTCCGACCGGCAAATTCTACTTCCATTCACATGACCTCGTTTAAATCATCCAACTTAATGCAATTTTTCGACGATCCTAAAAATTTTGGAGCTAGCGAAGTCAAAAGTGGTCGTTCATGGACAGTGGACGAGCTTCGTATCAAGAGTAATATTGATCTTCAAAAATTATG GTTTGTGCTCCTGAAGGAAAGGAACATGCTGCTGACGATGGAGTACAATTGTCGTGAAGCTTGCTATCTCTTTCCATCACCAGAACGAATTGATAAAATTCAGGACAGTATGACCAGACTTGAACAAGTCATTCATGAAAGAAATGATGCATATTGGCAGCTTGAAATTGGTGAAGAAGCACCTAAACCTAGAGCTGAAAAAACTTTAGATCCTACCGATCCATTAGCTGCCATCCGTGAGCCAATAGAAGCAGTGACACAAGTGAAAGATAGAGCAACATTAAAGTTCCAATATctaatcaaagaaaaagaaagaaaattgaaacttaaacaaaaaag acTTCATGAAAGAGAGGCAGCGATGCTTCTCAAATACTTCCCCAATATGGATAAAGAAGCTCTACAAGCCAAGTACCCTGATGTCAATGttgaaaaactaaaattcGTCCAGAGAACTCGGGGAAGTCACGAATTCAATACAGCTTG TACAGGGAAGTTGCATAAGAATAAAGCGTTTGACATTAAACTAACTAAGGCATCAGCTCAGGCGGAAGAAAATCCACACGACG CCGTCATTCGACAAACTAGCAGCACTG ACCCCACCAGAATAGGAGTCTACAAAGTAATGGGAGCTAAACCAACCACTTTACTATCACTGGAAGACATCGATGAATGCT gcgAACTTACCTACTTCAGCCGCAGAGATATCATTCG ATTGTTTGACCGGTTTTACCGCATAAATCCGAATGCCGTAAAAGCCAATCCATTTGGCGTTAGACTTCCAGCGGCCGATATTTTTGCGTCAATTGAAGAGCTCAAG TGCAATCCTTTCCGACAGCGTCTGGCGTACGTTTTCTCCTCCAAACAAGACGATTGTTTCTCGTTTGACGATTTCGTCGATCTAGCTTCG GCTTTTTGCGAGAAGGCCCCACCCAGCGTCCGCGCATCTTTTGCATTTAGAATTTACG ACTTTGACAACGATGGTCTGTTGACAGCCTCCGATCTCGGGAGACTCATCGATTTTCTAACATGCGATTCAGAGAATTCTACCAAACTACCGGAAAGGGACGAAGTCGTCGGCTAT ATTCTGGAAGAGGCCGGAGTAGAAGGAAACCGTTCAATTAACGAAGCCGAGTTTCAACTTGTCGTGAAAAAGCTACCAGATTTTGCTACCTCTTTCAAGCTCATCatgtaa